Proteins from one Esox lucius isolate fEsoLuc1 chromosome 19, fEsoLuc1.pri, whole genome shotgun sequence genomic window:
- the LOC105018064 gene encoding leucine-rich repeat-containing protein 10B: protein MGNSSRKEESQEEEKEEDGEKARVMEEERRKRKKKKEEEMEDEELPLGVEELLASGDPVLDLSYKKFRRLPGVVCGLHHLEKLYVCGNSLRTVPENIVKLKGLRILALDFNKIEDVPLAICELRNLTRLYLGSNRLVSFPPELRNLQNLRCLWMESNYFTRFPRQLYDLPHLRSLQMGDNRLRSLPPDLWRMEALRGLWLYGNRFTEFPRVLLRMVDLEILDLDKNKITVFPNLRRLPALRLFSYDGNPVEGPPGVGEEVLLVGEGAQEELEDRAYRKAKKEQEAKEREEALLAGEGPVIQGILKTARENSASYAGHKHNEEVPLTEEERRKKEMEAELERALNEYGAGLEYDLEGIEYDKEELIQEGDGFEEYEGQELEYERRDMDYEEGEVLEETGRQGRRH, encoded by the coding sequence ATGGGCAACTCCTCCAGGAAGGAGGAGAGccaggaagaggagaaagaagaggacGGGGAGAAGGccagggtgatggaggaggagagaaggaagaggaagaagaagaaagaggaagagatggaggatgaGGAGCTGCCCCTTGGCGTGGAGGAGCTGTTGGCGAGTGGAGACCCCGTCTTGGACCTGAGCTATAAGAAGTTCCGCAGGCTTCCCGGCGTGGTCTGTGGGCTACACCACCTGGAgaagctgtatgtgtgtggtaaCAGCCTGCGGACCGTACCGGAGAACATCGTCAAGTTGAAGGGCCTCCGTATCCTGGCCCTGGACTTCAACAAGATCGAGGACGTCCCCCTGGCCATTTGTGAGCTCCGCAACCTGACACGTCTCTACCTGGGTTCCAACCGCCTGGTGTCGTTCCCCCCGGAGCTACGGAACCTTCAGAACCTCCGCTGCCTCTGGATGGAGAGCAACTACTTCACCCGGTTTCCCCGCCAGCTCTACGACTTACCCCACCTCCGGTCCCTCCAGATGGGGGACAACCGGCTGCGGTCCTTGCCCCCGGACCTGTGGCGCATGGAGGCCCTGCGAGGGCTGTGGCTGTATGGGAACCGTTTCACAGAGTTCCCCCGGGTCTTACTACGCATGGTGGATCTGGAGATCTTAGACCTGGACAAGAACAAGATCACAGTGTTTCCTAACCTGCGCCGTCTACCCGCCCTCCGCCTCTTCTCCTATGACGGCAACCCAGTGGAAGGGCCTCCTGGTGTGGGGGAGGAGGTGCTGCTGGTCGGGGAGGGGGCCCAGGAGGAGTTGGAGGACCGGGCCTACAGGAAGGCCAAGAAGGAGCAGGAGgcaaaggagagggaggaggcgTTGCTGGCTGGGGAGGGGCCTGTGATCCAGGGCATTTTAAAGACAGCCAGAGAGAACAGCGCGTCATACGCTGGGCACAAGCACAATGAGGAGGTGCCCCTGAccgaggaggagaggaggaagaaggagatgGAGGCGGAGCTGGAGAGGGCGCTGAATGAGTATGGGGCGGGGCTGGAGTATGACCTGGAAGGGATAGAATACGACAAGGAGGAGCTAATACAAGAGGGAGATGGCTTTGAGGAGTATGAAGGCCAAGAGTTGGAGTACGAAAGAAGGGACATGGACTATGAGGAGGGAGAGGTCCTggaggagacaggaagacaaGGGCGTCGGCAttga